From Streptomyces chrestomyceticus JCM 4735, one genomic window encodes:
- a CDS encoding TetR/AcrR family transcriptional regulator, with amino-acid sequence MARTKEFDPDAALQAALELFWRRGYEATSMADLVSHLGIARASLYATFGSKHDLYLKALERYSRLSDPGLIEELSQPGPALPAVRALVTRFADEAARDDLGRGCFVTNTAAELAAHDRHAARQVEASWTVLETALTSALTRARAQGELPAGRDPRALARMLLVLMQGLRLMGKSGQEPGRLRDAAEQALALLD; translated from the coding sequence GTGGCACGGACCAAGGAATTCGATCCGGACGCCGCGCTCCAGGCAGCCCTCGAACTGTTCTGGCGGCGCGGCTACGAGGCGACGTCGATGGCCGACCTCGTCAGCCATCTCGGCATCGCCCGTGCCAGCCTCTACGCGACCTTCGGCAGCAAGCACGACCTCTACCTCAAGGCCCTGGAGCGGTACAGCCGGCTCTCGGACCCGGGACTGATCGAGGAACTGTCCCAGCCGGGCCCCGCACTGCCCGCCGTACGGGCACTGGTGACCCGGTTCGCGGACGAGGCCGCCCGCGACGACCTGGGGCGCGGCTGCTTCGTGACGAACACGGCGGCCGAGCTGGCGGCCCACGACCGGCACGCCGCCCGGCAGGTCGAGGCGAGCTGGACGGTCCTGGAGACGGCGCTGACCTCGGCGCTGACCCGGGCGCGGGCCCAGGGCGAGCTGCCCGCCGGCCGCGACCCGCGGGCGCTGGCCCGGATGCTGCTCGTCCTGATGCAGGGGCTGCGCCTGATGGGCAAGTCCGGCCAGGAGCCGGGCCGGCTCCGGGACGCGGCGGAGCAGGCGTTGGCGTTGCTGGACTGA
- a CDS encoding SDR family NAD(P)-dependent oxidoreductase yields MDSTARFTGKTVLVTGGGTGIGRAVALAFAGEGANVVVAGRTEGPLEQTVALVTAAGGRAAAVTADVTRGADVAALVAEVVRRFGGLDVAVNNVGVFVPPAPTADIPEEDWRRALDTNLTGTFLSMKHEIGHMRAHGGGAIVNIASNLGASLRRPGISAYVAAKAAVSALTRNAALDHIEDGIRINAVSPGKVDTPMSTLPGETADQKAERMRREVPAGRSAATAEIAAAVLHLASDAAAFTVGAELVVDGGVTA; encoded by the coding sequence ATGGACAGCACCGCACGCTTCACCGGAAAGACCGTGCTCGTCACCGGCGGCGGCACCGGCATCGGCCGGGCGGTCGCCCTCGCGTTCGCCGGGGAGGGCGCGAACGTCGTGGTCGCCGGCCGTACCGAAGGGCCGCTGGAGCAGACGGTCGCGCTGGTGACGGCCGCGGGCGGCCGGGCGGCGGCCGTCACCGCCGACGTGACCCGGGGCGCGGACGTGGCCGCGCTGGTCGCGGAGGTCGTCCGCCGCTTCGGCGGGCTGGACGTGGCCGTCAACAACGTCGGGGTGTTCGTACCCCCGGCACCGACCGCCGACATCCCCGAGGAGGACTGGCGGCGCGCCCTGGACACCAATCTCACCGGCACGTTCCTGTCGATGAAGCACGAGATCGGCCACATGCGGGCGCACGGCGGCGGCGCGATCGTCAACATCGCCTCCAACCTGGGCGCCTCCCTGCGCCGCCCCGGGATCAGCGCGTACGTCGCCGCCAAGGCCGCCGTGAGCGCCCTGACCCGCAACGCCGCGCTCGACCACATCGAGGACGGCATCCGCATCAACGCGGTCTCGCCCGGCAAGGTCGACACTCCCATGTCGACGCTGCCGGGCGAGACCGCGGATCAGAAGGCCGAGCGGATGCGGCGCGAGGTGCCCGCGGGCCGTTCGGCCGCCACCGCCGAGATCGCGGCGGCGGTGCTCCACCTGGCATCCGACGCGGCGGCGTTCACCGTGGGCGCGGAGCTGGTGGTGGACGGCGGTGTCACCGCCTAG
- a CDS encoding FAD-dependent oxidoreductase has translation MDTEGRTEHTRGTGGGQPRRTFLGRAAAVGGALALGTGGTAAAAPAPARRRAAGRTVAVLGGGVAGLTAAHELAERGFQVTVYERKPKGLGGKARSMDVPDSARGGRKPLPGEHGFRFIPGIYHNLPDTLRRIPFPGNANGCHDNLVASTEVLFARTRGREDIRIPFSAVGTPPPVLTPDAFLRMLAGLLDTATRLPAHEIAYFANRLLVFLTSCDRRRLDVWEHTPWWRFLRAASMSADYQRLLAVGLTRNIVATKAEIASTRTVATCAEAFVFNLLGRGADGQPDRVLNLPTNEAWIDPWVAYLRSLGVEFKVGWAVRDLRLAGGRIAEAVVTDPQGVRQTVVADHFVQAMPVEHARATWNAAVRAADPELARCDKLATDWMTGIQFYLTEPTPIIHGHVNHIDSPWSLTAVGQAQYWKNRDFPADYGDGQAADCLSVDISEWDQPGILYGKTAKQCTREEVAREVWAQMKAGLNDTGAAVLRDATLHSWFLDPAVSGLGTPHPANDEQLLIHPTGSWPNRPASRTAIPNLFLAGDYVAVDIDLATMEGANASARQAVNALLDASGSAAERCAVIPLYRAPEFAPLRRHDETRYRLGLRNVFDLG, from the coding sequence GTGGACACCGAAGGCCGTACGGAGCACACGCGCGGAACCGGCGGCGGACAGCCCCGGCGGACGTTCCTGGGCCGGGCGGCGGCGGTGGGCGGCGCGCTCGCTCTCGGAACCGGCGGTACGGCGGCCGCCGCGCCCGCGCCCGCCCGGCGCCGTGCCGCCGGCCGGACCGTGGCCGTCCTCGGCGGCGGGGTGGCCGGGCTGACCGCCGCACACGAGCTGGCCGAACGCGGCTTCCAGGTCACCGTGTACGAACGCAAGCCCAAGGGCCTCGGCGGCAAGGCCCGCAGCATGGACGTGCCGGACAGCGCGCGCGGCGGCCGCAAGCCGCTGCCCGGCGAGCACGGCTTCCGCTTCATCCCGGGCATCTACCACAACCTCCCGGACACCCTGCGCCGCATCCCGTTCCCCGGCAACGCCAACGGCTGTCACGACAACCTGGTGGCCTCCACCGAGGTGCTGTTCGCCCGTACCCGCGGCCGGGAGGACATCCGTATCCCGTTCTCCGCCGTCGGCACTCCCCCGCCGGTCCTCACGCCCGACGCGTTCCTGCGCATGCTGGCCGGCCTGCTGGACACCGCCACCCGCCTGCCCGCCCACGAGATCGCGTACTTCGCCAACCGGCTGCTGGTCTTCCTCACGAGCTGCGACCGGCGCCGGCTGGACGTGTGGGAGCACACGCCGTGGTGGCGTTTCCTGCGGGCCGCGTCGATGTCCGCCGACTACCAACGCCTGCTGGCCGTCGGCCTGACCCGCAACATCGTCGCGACCAAGGCGGAGATCGCCTCCACCCGGACCGTCGCGACCTGCGCCGAAGCCTTCGTCTTCAACCTTCTCGGGCGGGGCGCGGACGGACAGCCGGACCGGGTGCTCAACCTGCCCACCAACGAGGCGTGGATCGACCCGTGGGTGGCGTATCTGCGGTCGCTCGGGGTGGAGTTCAAGGTCGGCTGGGCGGTACGGGACCTGAGACTGGCGGGCGGCCGGATCGCGGAGGCGGTCGTCACCGATCCGCAGGGCGTACGGCAGACGGTGGTCGCCGACCACTTCGTACAGGCGATGCCGGTCGAACACGCCCGTGCCACCTGGAACGCCGCCGTACGGGCCGCCGACCCGGAGCTGGCGCGCTGCGACAAGCTGGCCACCGACTGGATGACGGGCATCCAGTTCTATCTGACCGAGCCGACGCCCATCATCCACGGGCACGTCAACCACATCGACTCGCCCTGGTCACTGACCGCCGTCGGCCAGGCGCAGTACTGGAAGAACCGTGACTTCCCGGCCGACTACGGCGACGGACAGGCCGCCGACTGTCTGTCGGTGGACATCTCGGAGTGGGACCAGCCGGGCATCCTGTACGGGAAGACGGCCAAGCAGTGCACGCGCGAGGAGGTCGCGCGGGAGGTCTGGGCCCAGATGAAGGCGGGTCTCAACGACACCGGCGCGGCCGTGCTGCGTGACGCGACGCTGCACTCCTGGTTCCTGGACCCGGCGGTGTCCGGGCTCGGCACCCCGCACCCCGCCAACGACGAGCAGTTGCTCATCCACCCCACCGGTTCCTGGCCGAACCGGCCCGCCTCCCGTACGGCGATCCCCAACCTCTTCCTCGCCGGGGACTATGTGGCCGTCGACATCGACCTGGCGACGATGGAGGGCGCCAACGCGTCCGCACGGCAGGCCGTGAACGCGCTGCTGGACGCTTCCGGTTCCGCCGCCGAACGGTGCGCCGTCATTCCGCTGTACCGCGCACCGGAGTTCGCGCCGCTCAGAAGACACGACGAGACGCGGTACCGGCTCGGGCTGCGGAACGTCTTCGACCTGGGGTGA
- a CDS encoding 4a-hydroxytetrahydrobiopterin dehydratase: MDAQVDLLTDKEIEDRLAELPGWSVTDGSLTRTYTFERHLPAAAMVIHVAQIQEELNHHSELTLGYNTLTVAVNTHSAGHAVTALDFTLAHRIEEIATGHGAS; encoded by the coding sequence ATGGACGCTCAGGTGGACCTGCTGACGGACAAGGAGATCGAGGACCGCCTCGCGGAGCTGCCCGGCTGGTCGGTGACGGACGGCAGCCTGACCCGCACCTACACCTTCGAGCGGCATCTGCCGGCGGCCGCGATGGTGATCCACGTCGCCCAGATCCAGGAGGAGCTGAACCACCACTCCGAACTGACCCTCGGCTACAACACGCTGACCGTCGCCGTGAACACCCACAGCGCCGGCCACGCCGTCACCGCCCTCGACTTCACCCTGGCCCACCGGATCGAGGAGATCGCCACCGGACACGGGGCGAGCTGA
- a CDS encoding YciI family protein — MPRFLTLIRIDENNAPEGGPSPELQERMGELLAEMTKAGVMLDNAGLTPTSQGTRVTWSGGKLSSTDGPFTETKEVVGGYLLIQAKDKAEALEWTHRFLRVHEEHWTVTTEVREIAENC; from the coding sequence GTGCCGCGCTTCCTGACGCTGATCCGTATCGACGAGAACAACGCCCCCGAGGGCGGCCCCAGCCCTGAACTCCAGGAGCGCATGGGCGAACTGCTGGCGGAGATGACCAAGGCCGGGGTCATGCTGGACAACGCCGGGCTCACCCCCACCTCCCAGGGCACCCGGGTCACCTGGTCCGGCGGGAAGCTCAGCTCCACCGACGGGCCCTTCACCGAGACCAAGGAGGTCGTCGGCGGCTATCTGCTCATCCAGGCCAAGGACAAGGCCGAGGCGCTGGAGTGGACCCACCGGTTCCTGCGCGTCCACGAGGAGCACTGGACCGTCACCACCGAGGTCCGCGAGATCGCCGAGAACTGCTGA
- a CDS encoding helix-turn-helix transcriptional regulator has protein sequence MTTAAVSSKTPSGTTGVGALLREWRLRRRVSQLDLALRADSSARHISFIETGRARPSQEMVLRLAEHLDVPVRERNALLIAAGYAPGFPETPLDDPSMDALRTGVERLLTGYEPFPALVVDATYHVVAANRGIQALMAGVDAKLLEPPLNAMRVTLHPDGLAPRIRNFLEWREHLLTQMQRQLAVMRSAPLRAVYEEVSAYPLPEGGRETAADGGHAPYALPMVVEHDGRVLSFISTIATFNTPMDVTVSELALETFLPADPETAEHLRTWLP, from the coding sequence ATGACGACTGCTGCGGTCTCCTCGAAGACGCCGTCCGGCACGACGGGGGTGGGCGCGCTGCTGCGCGAGTGGCGGCTGCGGCGCCGTGTCAGCCAGCTCGACCTGGCCCTGCGCGCCGACTCCTCCGCCCGGCACATCAGCTTCATCGAGACCGGCCGCGCCCGGCCCAGCCAGGAGATGGTGCTCCGGCTGGCCGAACATCTCGACGTACCCGTACGGGAACGCAACGCGCTGCTGATCGCGGCCGGTTACGCCCCCGGCTTCCCGGAGACCCCCTTGGACGACCCGTCGATGGACGCGCTGCGGACCGGTGTCGAGCGGCTGCTGACGGGCTACGAGCCGTTCCCGGCCCTGGTCGTGGATGCCACGTACCACGTCGTCGCCGCGAACCGCGGCATCCAGGCGCTGATGGCGGGCGTCGACGCGAAGCTGCTGGAACCCCCGCTGAACGCCATGCGCGTCACCCTGCACCCCGACGGGCTCGCCCCGCGCATCCGCAACTTCCTGGAGTGGCGGGAGCACCTGCTGACGCAGATGCAGCGGCAGTTGGCGGTGATGCGTTCCGCGCCACTCCGCGCGGTCTACGAGGAGGTCAGCGCCTACCCGCTGCCCGAGGGCGGGCGGGAGACGGCCGCGGACGGCGGTCACGCGCCGTACGCGCTGCCCATGGTGGTCGAACACGACGGACGGGTGCTGTCCTTCATCTCCACCATCGCCACCTTCAACACGCCGATGGACGTGACCGTCTCCGAACTCGCCCTGGAGACCTTCCTCCCGGCGGACCCGGAGACGGCCGAGCATCTGCGGACGTGGCTGCCGTAG
- a CDS encoding RNA polymerase sigma factor yields MTGAGTADAVETVFRIESARIIAGVTRIVRDVGIAEELAQDALVAALEQWPESGVPDRPGAWLMATAKHRAVDLVRRKETYARKLAEVGRALEDVPPPEPSDAEDIDDDLLRLVFTACHPVLPAPARIALTLRLLGGLTTPEIARAFLVAEPTVAQRVVRAKRTLAEARVPFEVPYGTERSARLSSVLEVIYLVFNEGYTATAGDDLVRPALCEDALRLVRVLANLMPDEPEVHGLAALLEFQASRIPARTGPAGEPVLLADQNRAKWNRILIRRGVDALHRGGHGPYSLQAAIAAHHALALRYEDTDWAAIATLYDRLLAQSPSPVVELNRAVAVSMAEGPAAALKLVDALAVDPALKGYHLLPSVRGDLLERLGRVPEAREEFERAAALARNARERELLLARAARSG; encoded by the coding sequence GTGACGGGAGCGGGCACGGCCGACGCGGTCGAGACGGTGTTCAGGATCGAGTCCGCGCGGATCATCGCCGGTGTCACCCGCATCGTGCGGGACGTGGGCATCGCCGAGGAACTCGCGCAGGACGCGCTGGTCGCCGCGTTGGAACAGTGGCCGGAGTCAGGCGTTCCGGACCGGCCGGGCGCCTGGCTCATGGCCACCGCCAAGCACCGCGCCGTCGACCTCGTCCGCCGCAAGGAGACGTACGCGCGCAAGCTGGCCGAGGTCGGGCGCGCGCTGGAGGACGTGCCGCCGCCCGAACCGTCGGACGCGGAGGACATCGACGACGACCTGCTGCGGCTGGTCTTCACCGCCTGCCACCCCGTGCTGCCCGCCCCGGCCCGCATCGCGCTCACCCTGCGGCTGCTGGGCGGGCTGACCACACCGGAGATCGCCCGCGCCTTCCTCGTCGCGGAGCCCACGGTGGCGCAGCGGGTGGTGCGCGCCAAACGGACGCTCGCCGAGGCCCGGGTGCCCTTCGAAGTCCCGTACGGCACCGAGCGGTCGGCCCGGCTCTCCTCCGTCCTGGAAGTCATCTACCTCGTCTTCAACGAGGGGTACACCGCGACGGCCGGTGACGACCTGGTGCGCCCGGCCCTGTGCGAGGACGCGCTCCGCCTCGTCCGGGTCCTGGCGAACCTGATGCCGGACGAGCCCGAAGTGCACGGCCTGGCGGCGCTGCTGGAGTTCCAGGCGTCGCGCATCCCCGCCCGTACGGGGCCCGCCGGTGAGCCGGTGCTGCTCGCCGACCAGAACCGCGCGAAGTGGAACCGGATCCTGATCCGCCGCGGCGTCGACGCCCTGCACCGCGGCGGGCACGGCCCGTACTCGCTCCAGGCCGCGATCGCCGCGCACCACGCGCTGGCCCTCCGGTACGAGGACACGGACTGGGCCGCCATCGCCACCCTCTACGACCGGTTGCTGGCGCAGTCCCCGTCCCCGGTGGTCGAGTTGAACCGGGCCGTCGCCGTCTCGATGGCCGAAGGCCCGGCCGCTGCCCTGAAGCTGGTGGACGCCCTGGCCGTCGACCCCGCCCTGAAGGGCTACCACCTGCTGCCGAGCGTCCGCGGCGACCTGCTGGAACGCCTGGGGCGGGTGCCCGAGGCGCGCGAAGAGTTCGAGCGGGCGGCGGCCCTGGCCCGTAACGCGCGGGAGCGGGAACTCCTCCTGGCGAGGGCGGCGCGCTCCGGCTGA
- a CDS encoding MerR family transcriptional regulator produces MPPRDEDDELHAISEVARCFGLSVATLRYYDELGLLPPAGRLRNVRHYGRRELRRLALIQHLHQGGMLSLADTAAALGERGPDGVRRPPGRAVLTGAIQLIEDRMADLQAARQRLAHLLTCPKDDPVRECTQLRAELDRTVTQALSR; encoded by the coding sequence GTGCCGCCCCGCGACGAGGACGACGAACTGCATGCGATCAGCGAAGTGGCCCGCTGCTTCGGCCTGTCGGTGGCCACGCTGCGGTACTACGACGAGCTGGGGCTGCTGCCGCCCGCCGGGCGCCTGCGGAACGTACGGCACTACGGCCGCCGCGAGCTGCGACGGCTCGCGCTGATACAGCATCTCCACCAGGGCGGCATGCTGAGCCTCGCGGACACCGCCGCCGCGCTCGGCGAACGCGGGCCGGACGGGGTGCGGCGGCCTCCGGGGCGGGCGGTGCTGACCGGTGCGATCCAGCTCATCGAGGACCGGATGGCGGATCTCCAGGCCGCGCGGCAGCGCCTCGCCCACCTGCTGACCTGTCCGAAGGACGATCCGGTACGGGAGTGCACACAGCTACGCGCCGAACTGGACCGGACCGTCACGCAGGCACTGAGCCGCTGA
- a CDS encoding FAD-dependent monooxygenase, with product MRIRDTKTEAEPVAAGQGVVAGERPTAGRPLPATVPVLVAGAGPVGLATAMFLAQRGVAVLVVDKRNPFTGPPRALSSIRTLELLRAAGLQKAVERTGWYGPEPFQAVFTDSALGGARQHVAPPEPYVRWLRNCSPVDSRLVLNHLQVQRLASDELLRRGGDLRLGIAVTGLEQDADADSYVESGPVSGGVRVRLADTATGEEYGITARYVIGADGAHSTVRRLLGLTVPDREVVARLHTAFYRADLPTGAAGLRDTACFVRNTDVYATVFCVNGRDQWVSHLMDYPGRPDDTDGIAPLPTDRALALLRSAVGDPGLSVELMAVNAWEAAVGVASAFRRGRVFLAGDSAHVQSSAGGLGMNTGVQDGHNLAWKLAAVLRGQAAERLLDTYEPERRAAVRASLALSRTMHRGYRSLGGGDPNALYELAAGDYIRAMMRYAYPSGAVVPPDTAPAPDLLADHVHPGHRLPHRPLKTPENGRTSTLDLAGADWALFAGSHGAPWRPAATEAAAALGITLSTHRVPDGTLPGLASDGAVLVRPDHFVAWRADRLAADPGTAVKRTLAALLGPLPGT from the coding sequence GTGCGCATACGCGACACGAAGACGGAAGCGGAGCCCGTGGCGGCGGGCCAGGGGGTGGTGGCGGGGGAGCGGCCGACGGCGGGGCGGCCGCTCCCCGCGACCGTTCCGGTGCTGGTGGCCGGTGCCGGACCGGTCGGACTGGCCACGGCGATGTTCCTGGCCCAACGGGGCGTGGCCGTCCTCGTGGTGGACAAGCGGAACCCGTTCACGGGCCCGCCGCGGGCACTGAGCAGCATCCGCACACTGGAACTGCTCCGGGCTGCGGGCCTCCAGAAGGCCGTCGAACGGACCGGCTGGTACGGCCCCGAGCCGTTCCAGGCCGTGTTCACGGACAGCGCGCTGGGCGGCGCGCGGCAGCACGTGGCGCCTCCCGAGCCGTACGTACGGTGGCTGCGGAACTGCAGTCCGGTCGACAGCCGGCTGGTGCTCAACCACCTCCAGGTGCAGCGGCTGGCGTCGGACGAGCTGCTGCGGCGCGGCGGCGACCTGCGGCTCGGGATCGCTGTGACCGGTCTCGAACAGGACGCGGACGCTGACTCATACGTGGAATCGGGCCCGGTTTCAGGCGGTGTACGGGTGCGGCTCGCCGACACCGCGACCGGCGAGGAGTACGGCATCACCGCGCGGTACGTGATCGGCGCCGACGGCGCGCACAGCACCGTACGGCGCCTCCTGGGCCTCACCGTGCCCGACCGGGAGGTGGTCGCCCGGCTGCACACCGCCTTCTACCGGGCCGACCTGCCGACCGGGGCGGCCGGACTGCGCGACACCGCGTGCTTCGTGCGGAACACGGACGTCTACGCGACGGTCTTCTGCGTGAACGGCCGCGACCAGTGGGTCTCCCACCTCATGGACTACCCGGGCCGGCCCGACGACACGGACGGCATCGCGCCGCTCCCCACGGACCGCGCCCTGGCCCTGCTGCGGTCCGCCGTCGGCGACCCCGGCCTGTCCGTCGAGCTGATGGCGGTGAACGCCTGGGAAGCGGCCGTGGGCGTGGCCTCGGCCTTCCGGCGCGGCCGGGTCTTCCTCGCGGGCGACTCCGCGCACGTGCAGAGTTCGGCCGGCGGGCTCGGGATGAACACCGGCGTCCAGGACGGCCACAACCTGGCCTGGAAACTCGCCGCCGTGCTGCGCGGACAGGCCGCCGAACGGCTGCTGGACACCTACGAGCCGGAACGCCGCGCCGCGGTACGGGCCTCCCTGGCGCTCTCCCGCACCATGCACCGCGGCTACCGTTCCCTCGGCGGCGGCGACCCGAACGCGCTGTACGAGCTGGCCGCAGGGGACTACATCCGGGCGATGATGCGCTACGCGTACCCCTCGGGCGCGGTGGTCCCGCCCGACACCGCGCCCGCCCCCGACCTCCTCGCCGACCACGTGCACCCGGGCCACCGTCTGCCGCACCGCCCCTTGAAGACCCCGGAGAACGGCCGCACCTCCACCCTCGACCTCGCCGGCGCCGACTGGGCCCTGTTCGCCGGGTCGCACGGCGCGCCCTGGCGGCCCGCCGCCACGGAGGCGGCCGCCGCCCTCGGTATCACCCTGAGCACGCACCGCGTCCCCGACGGCACCCTTCCCGGACTGGCGTCCGACGGAGCCGTACTCGTCCGCCCCGACCACTTCGTGGCCTGGCGCGCCGACCGCCTCGCCGCCGACCCGGGCACCGCCGTCAAGCGGACGCTGGCCGCACTGCTCGGCCCATTACCTGGCACGTAA
- a CDS encoding YihY/virulence factor BrkB family protein: MGGGGTDRGLHPTALTAGTGRSRARRAALPSWPRIRTAARRTPVSIWNDDVSDWAASLTYYSVLALLPSVIVTISLVGLANPASTEELINHISALAPAGSGGTVRRALVTMAQQRTAVWMLVGGALVSALWSSCSYLAVFRRALHAMYRVKDDRPPWRKAPRILATALLLLALLISSAVVLLISGPIASAAGRGLGLGEAGAETWNLVQWPLLLLLAVVLVMVLFRTGPSRTRGWRAVPGGVVAVLMWLVSSAGFTFYASYVGTFNRLYGSLAGPVVFLIWLWFSHLSLLSGAQFNAELARMESADAGASEDAGSGESGGGAEGKS; encoded by the coding sequence ATGGGCGGTGGCGGTACGGACCGCGGACTGCATCCGACGGCGCTCACGGCCGGCACCGGCAGGTCACGCGCACGCCGCGCCGCGCTGCCCAGTTGGCCCCGGATCCGCACCGCGGCCCGCCGTACCCCGGTCTCGATCTGGAACGACGACGTGTCCGACTGGGCGGCCAGCCTGACGTACTACTCGGTGCTGGCCCTGCTGCCCTCGGTGATCGTCACCATCTCGCTCGTCGGCCTGGCCAACCCCGCGTCCACCGAGGAGCTGATCAACCACATCAGCGCCCTCGCCCCCGCCGGGTCGGGCGGCACCGTCCGCCGGGCCCTGGTCACCATGGCGCAGCAGCGCACCGCCGTGTGGATGCTGGTCGGGGGTGCGCTGGTCAGCGCCCTGTGGTCGTCGTGCAGCTACCTGGCGGTGTTCCGGCGGGCCCTGCACGCCATGTACCGCGTCAAGGACGACCGGCCGCCGTGGCGCAAGGCGCCGCGCATTCTGGCGACGGCGCTGCTGCTGTTGGCGCTGCTGATCAGCAGCGCGGTCGTGCTGCTGATCAGCGGGCCGATAGCGAGTGCGGCCGGGCGCGGGCTGGGGCTCGGCGAGGCGGGCGCGGAGACGTGGAACCTGGTGCAGTGGCCGCTGCTGTTGCTGCTGGCGGTCGTACTGGTGATGGTCCTCTTCCGTACGGGCCCGTCCCGGACGCGTGGGTGGCGCGCGGTGCCCGGCGGGGTGGTGGCGGTGCTGATGTGGCTGGTGTCCTCGGCGGGGTTCACGTTCTACGCCTCGTACGTGGGCACGTTCAACCGGCTGTACGGGTCGCTCGCCGGGCCCGTCGTCTTCCTGATCTGGCTGTGGTTCTCCCACCTGTCCCTGCTGAGCGGCGCCCAGTTCAACGCCGAGCTGGCCCGGATGGAGAGCGCGGACGCGGGTGCGTCGGAGGACGCGGGCTCCGGCGAGTCCGGCGGCGGCGCGGAAGGGAAGAGCTGA
- a CDS encoding nuclear transport factor 2 family protein, which translates to MTQTDTRQAGTERYEDAVERYLAAWNSAGQDADGAVEAVAVAFTEDATYTDPLADTVGHDQLAAVIAGVHAQFPGFVFRRLGTPDGHHDLVRFGWELVAPDGSAPVAGSDVATLAADGRIRTVSGFLDRVPAM; encoded by the coding sequence ATGACGCAGACGGACACCCGCCAGGCGGGCACGGAGCGCTACGAGGACGCGGTCGAGCGGTACCTGGCGGCGTGGAACTCGGCCGGGCAGGACGCCGACGGCGCCGTCGAGGCCGTCGCCGTGGCCTTCACCGAGGACGCCACCTACACCGACCCGCTCGCCGACACCGTGGGGCACGACCAGCTCGCCGCCGTCATCGCCGGGGTCCACGCCCAGTTCCCCGGGTTCGTGTTCCGGCGGCTGGGGACGCCGGACGGGCATCACGACCTGGTCCGTTTCGGCTGGGAGCTGGTGGCGCCGGACGGTTCGGCGCCGGTCGCCGGGTCCGACGTCGCCACGCTCGCGGCGGACGGCCGGATCCGTACCGTCTCGGGCTTTCTGGACCGCGTGCCCGCCATGTGA